A stretch of DNA from Lycium ferocissimum isolate CSIRO_LF1 chromosome 4, AGI_CSIRO_Lferr_CH_V1, whole genome shotgun sequence:
gagtataaatactcctaagaccactacacccacaaaagaaaaacactctttttgatttttcccaccttactacaatatcactcacactctatttttcttcacgCTGCATCGTTTTCTTAGCCTATGGAATACCTCACTTTGCTCTCACTCGATGTATTGTCCGAGATTTTCTTGTGTGTCGCTCCAAATGAAGCTTAGAACTCTATTTATAAGCTTTCGTAAAACGCGTGAACAAGAACACCGCGCGAACAAGAAAACCGCGTGAACGATCACCGCGCGAACAAAGGAAACAAGAACCGCGTTTTATATGCGAACAAAGCACTACGCGTATTTACTATTCAACTCTGGTGGGCCCCACATGTCTGAGGGACCTACTCAACACACCCATCTTATCTGTTTGaaccaaattatatcaaacaggGGTGAGTCAGAGTAATATAAAAAACAGCAGAGTCCTAAACAAGTGTGTAGAGATCTTCATTTGCCCCGTGCAGGTAGTTCCACTTAACTTTTTCTATAATTCCTTATCAGAAAACACATGAAGATCTTTCCATTGATAGATTAAAGGCTATACTATAATAGTAATAAATAGCTAAGATCAAGTTTAGGATTGCAACTGAATGGACAAAAGAGAGTTCGGGACATAAAAGAACGAGAAGATGAAAAGTTTTAAGCCTTCTAAGAGACAAGTAGTCATTCAAATATTCAATAACATATAGGATAATAGAATTTCTACATGTAACAACCTGTACAGTACTTCAAGAACCAAATGCAATTGATACAAAATCATAGTGTTTCTAGCAAATTATTTGACCCCAAATATATGATTGAGATAAAGAGTTCCTACTAATGttgaaaaacagaaaaaaataaCCCTTGTTATGGTTTTGGTTAAGATGACAACTTACATATACTATGATTAAAAAAGAACACCTATCAGTCATCTTCCTGAAATCATGTTAAAAAGGATTAAAAGAAAGAAGCAATGAgaaaaattacctttttttaTTAGCTGACCTTAGTACACAATAACAGATTGAGAGACTGATGAGGATAAAATAAACATTCCTTTTAAGGAAACGAGTACGGTGGCTTTTGTGAAAGGACAATTGGACCCTTCCCTTTATACGGGTATTTACAAGTGCGTAATACTAATCCTTGATTAATTGAAAGGGTACCTATTGTCATTTTACAGAACCTTCATGTCTTTTCATTTTCCCATTTTCACGTACGATTTTCAAAGACAACTTTCTGTTTGCCTTAATTTATTTATCTGTAATTACGATTTCCGAAAAGTCTCGCTTTGGGGCTGATGAATGATGATGGTACTCTGAATTTCTTTAAATACGTTTGTCGAGcaaaattttgttttgttttgcaaACTGTGATTTTGGTCTTTACAAAGGAAAATTGTTTGGATAGCTGGAAGCATCAAATCTGATTTAATAATGAATTACTTCTAGTTTTAGATTTAAAAATCTATTCACTGACATAAACATGAGTTACTTAAAATAATAATAGATCAGTAAATAACGGAAATAATTTCACTGATGATCATCATGTAATGatttatactaaaaaaaaaaaaaaaaaaaaaaagactttccTTCTTATTATCACAAGTCATCTAAAACTAAAGGCAAGTTAACCAAAATATTCCTCTCCTTATTTGCTGGCACATATGGAAAACTAGAAACTTGGAAGAATTTTAAAAGCTAAGTTTCCCATTCACAAAATTAGCAGTGTTTAGCGCATGAGAATACAGAAGAAAAAAACGAACAGATGAAACTGAAAGCATACGATCTCTCAATGTTTGCTGCTTTAATAGCAATTCCTCGATATTCAGAGAAATAAACTTTGTAACTCACTTTACCTCAAACATATAGGGAGGTGAAATGGAGGaggagtgaaaaaaaaatagtttttattaaaatttaaaaattatttttactactTCGCTCtcctattttttaattatacagTAATTTTTGTGTCACATCAGCTTCTAGGGTAgtattaaattcactttttagaTGGTCAAGAgaggtaataggtcgcccgatTAGTTTGAGTGTGAACTTGACTTTTCGGTTATAGTTCAAGGGCATTTGATTTATTTTACCTAAAACATATAGCGACCGGAAACTAGATGAAATGGGCAGCATACTTAAGAATTAACAACAggatacccagtgtaatcccataaCATAGAGAGAGGTTATTTGCAATAGACCTTGGCTCAAGTAAGGCAAGCATACTTAAGAATTGCCTTATTTAATTAACTTAACCCCATGAATAATATGTGGTAAGAGCATTGTCTACAATTTCAATCTCCCCACAATAATTAAGCGCAGGAAAAGAATCGATCAGCAACTAAAGTGAACCATTCACTAAATCCATCATGCAGCCTTACAATTACAAAAGcatgaaaaaataacaaatccaTATAGGCACATCAAAATGGAAAAGCATATCTGTAAATTCCATACAAGTCAGTCATCAGCTTTATCGACTAAAAactgatatcaaaacataagtaTCTACTGTTTATATCAAAAGAAGAGTAGGAGGGATATTGGAGCTTAAAgtcaaaaatacgaaatatgcTCTTCTTGATTGTCCTGCTTCAGTGTTTAAGCATCAAAAACGCATCCTGCCAAAAAATAAACTAATTCAGGTACTCTTGAATGTGTCTGCAATTATgcaatttctatttttctttgggAAGTACAGGAGAACATGTCATATATTAGATAACCACATTCACAGGAAAAAATTGGTACATAAGTAGAGGATTGCGACCAACTTCCCAATCTCATCAGTTCACCTGCACATTTAATTTAATGCCCCGtccaataagtcataatatacTTCAGCCAACATTAAGAGCGGCATTACACAACACGATAATGAGCAAGATTTCATCTTGGCCTGGATAGCATAGTCAATCTTACAACTCGCAGAGAAGTTGCAGTTAATTGAATTTAATATGCTTCAGTAGAAAAATGTAAGTATTAAAATAAGGAAACTACAaaggttttgaaaaataagttgcATACTGATAAATCAAAAGAAGACAGCCTGAGGATGAGgtcattgatggagaagaaACATAACAGGAAGCTGGAAGGGGAAAATGGAAAATCTCTGACTGAAGTTCGAAAAATTGAGGAAAGGACCTCCTATCTTCTAGTTGTGATTTCAGTAAAGAAGTTCACCGATCAAATCTATATCAAGATCTGGTTCCTCCAATGGAATTTTTTATCATTTACAGAAAATGCTTGTCATTTTTACCACTACAATGTAATACTTGACAACAACTTTCAATTTTGCCTTCTCTTCCACACCCCCAGGTCAAATACATGTGCTAGGAGCAGCAAACTCTATGACTTCAGCAATTAGCTATTAAACATCATAATGCGCAAACTCAAACATTAAAAATCTGTGAGTGCCTATAATCAGCTCAAATTATGATCTAATATGAAGGATTTCAGTATAACATTCTTGATTCACCATTCATCCATCTGAATTTTATTTAGTCATTCGAGCTAATGAGAAAaagctcttttttttatttttttttattttttaaataatcagTAAAAATCTTATGCGACCATTTGATGGTTTTCTCAtcaatatttcttttttctcttctgtACATCACAAGCAGAGTGATTTTAAGCGAACTCataatagagagagagagagagagagagagagaagatagCCAACTTCCAacttaaaatcaacaaaattcttttattaGTAACATGTTGATTATGTTAAGGAGTGAAGTACAAGTCCTACAAATTCCACTCTACTTAAGCATGCAACATATTTGATTCATGTAATCAAGCACTTAGAAAGGACTAATGTATCACTCctcttaataaatttttgccttGGAATAGGAATAAATGGAAGAAAAGGGGTTGATATTGGTACAATCTGATCTATTATCAGAGAGCAATCCTGACCCCGATGGAGATGGCAAACCATTtcgaaatcaagattttttttttagttcaatATTTGTTGGAATTGACACTTTAGATCCAGATAGATCGTATCTTGTAAATTCCGCAGAATTCTATTTGTATCTATGAGATCAAGTATGGAATTCTGTTTACTCACTTTAAATTGAGTATCCGTTTCCCTCCCTTTCCTGCTAGGATATTTTACATATCCATACGATTGATATTAAAGAGAACAAACAAAGATAAAGAAAGTAACAAAACTGAGGCATTTAATGAATACACTTCAGTGGGGAAAGCAATAACAGCCACTTTCAGTTTTTTCGATTAAGCAAAGAAAAGTATATGGTAGGACTATTCAATTGCATTTGAACTGCCTAACTTCATTACATAACCTGTGTGATTATTTCTTCCTACTATGGTCAGATATTTTTGCTACCCATCCAGCCATCCTTGCCTAAACAAGTTTCTTTTACACATGTCAATCATAAGTTTAAGACTAAGCTGCATACTTAGGGAGCAAAAGGTAACTTACACCATCATCAAGACCAGCAGAAAGACATCAAAACACTTCACAAGTAATATGCCAGGAACCGAATGCTGGTTTGTTTAAGTAATACCACGAAGCAAATGCTGGTTTGTATAAGTATCAAGAAAGTCAATGCCACCATTAAATTCTACTTTATAGAGGGGAATATAAGGTACCTTGACCCTCCAAATCTTCACCTCATTCATTGCTCAAAGCTTCAACTTGAACCCCTTTGAAAGGAAATCATCTCCTCTATCAAGTCaaggataaaatataaatttagcAAAGAAAGGAAACAAATACAATACATAAGTTGTATAAGCAATCTCCCTCATTGTGAGGGAGGagggaagaaaaaggaaaacaaaagtaTACAATCTCCACATATGAACTCTGTGCTACTTCAACTAAATGTTAACAATAATGCCCTGTTATTGAAACAAGTGGTCCTAACATCTCTACTTGTAAAAGATGTATAAATACGTAAAAACTATGCTAAACgctaaaagaaagaaggctACAAGTTAACGGAATGACGGACCTCTTCTTTAGGGCTTTCTTCTTTCCTCCTTTATCTTGATTATACCGATCACTTGTGTCATCATTGGAACTGAGGTGAGCGAGGCTTCCCAAATAAACATAACTATTGAAATGTAGAAAGCCCCGTAAAGCCCCAATTTCAATATCAACGATCTTTATAGAGTCCCCCGCAATACTAGTCCACACGAATCGCCTATTATCTAGTTCCACAAGAATTTCCTCTCCATTCTTCGAATATGCAAGTGGGACCACAGTACAGCCAATTTGCTTATCTGGTTGTTCAAGTGATGCAACCATAGTCCATGAGTCCTTAACTCCATATTCCTTCATTTCCCATATGTCCACATGGTCCACAACAAGATCCACATTTCCCCAATCATCATAAGAATCTATCAAGTAGGTTTTATATACGCAAAGAGAACCTCCCAATAAGACCAAATTCACATTGAAACTCATATAACGGGGAGGGGGAACAAGTCGCCACTTTTCAGTTCCAAGATCAAAAGCAACAATCAGGAGTTCTAAATTATTTTCGGGTATCTCCATCTTAGCACTAGCAAACCAATGCAATGAACCATTTAGATAAGTACCTGGTTGATCTACATATTGGAGGAAATAAGGAAGTTGTTCATCAACCCCTCTCCAACAACTTGATTTCAAACTATAAACCTTAACATCAGAGTGAAAAGAACCTTTTTCAGAACCCGAAAACTGCACAATTCTAACAACCTTATAATCATTATTGACAACATCATATCCAAAACCAAAACTAACATGAACATGATTTTCACCAATACCAAGAATGGGTAACTTCTTGTGCTTTCCAGTAGACGGGTTCCATAAAGCAATATCATTCACAGTATTTGATATCAACAATAAACCATTGCAAGAACCAAGAATCTTGGTATTAAATTCATAAGACATCAAAGGGTTGGTCAATTCTTTAGGAGTAACAACTCGGGAATTGAGATTATCAAAGTGTAGAGAGTAAAAGCAACGCTTTCCATGTCCATTATAATCAACCTTtctcaagatcaagaaaaggTTAGAATTGgttgttttcagtttcagtgAATAATTGACATGCAATTTAGAAAACTCAGGACTATCAATAAGAGTCAACCAACATTTTGATACACACCTACAACGTAAGACACATTTAACGGGTAGTCGACAGAGAATTTCAGAGACAATATCTAATGGAAAGGTTGACATTGTTTGAGTAGGCGACTAAGTTTTGGACTGTAACTGTTGGGATATATATTGAAGCGGTTTCTTCAAGATGAGCCGTTTCTGAATATATAAAAGGAGAACTAATTATTTGTCCCTAAAATTTCGGCTACACTTGCTCCCCTCACCAAAATGATCAACTAGGCCCCGTTTGAATATGATTTAAAATCAGAAATTTCAAATCAGGTTGATTTGAAGTATTAGTTTTATTTGGAAatgtaatttgaattttttgaattttttctcaTACACAAGAAAACCCTACGGGCTGTAAAAACTATCAACACTTTCTCAGTTCTAATATAATCTtatcaaatgagcaaatcatagctGATAACAAAGTTAATACTAGAAGACATTTCTAAAAGTACAATATctattgatcaaactttagttcaataaaaagaaaaattgaacatgaattgtaatttaactactctttaatataattctcTCACATGGTACAAACAATCTTTTCACGTCGAGCATGCATTTCCTATTAGATGACTGAGAAGACGAAATAACATTGTTACTTTGAGTGGAGTCTTACATTTAACAAATATATCTATCAACTTATGAAtcattttttacaaattttgtGCTTATTTGTAACAAATTTTTTACGCatagaaaattaatttattttgccATGTCACACTTTTTATTAACAAATTTGGTTGACTGATTTTATAAGAGAAAAATCctaagttgagtgattttattgatataaaacaatttatttttgtcttaaatttcataaaattattaaaatctATATgaagtttgacttttttttatgtaattttaattttgtctTTTAGTACACGCACACCAAGAATACTCAGGGCTAAGTCTGTAAGTGCACCATTGTTGTAACTTGTAACTCCAAATTTATCAAACCTAAGAGTAAGGTTAGATTTGAGGAACCGTGGAAAGCACACAAAAAGGGTGAaagaatttcaattttttttttttttttttttgcgcacggattggccttcaaacgcactcgtctttaatttttgccgctCATCTTTGTacagtctttaatttttgttcctgCTACTTATTTAGTCAAAATATCTAGACCTACTTCGCAAGAtataattttatcacttttatcTTAGGAAACTGAACTTTTACCTCGCTCGACATAAATtctgtaggaattaagttatgcggcataaatttatagtacttttcaaattatgttgagtgttgaaagttATCTTGCCCGACATAATTTGTGTGaatgttatgatacatatgccaAAGTTAAATGTAAACTATATCTTGCGAAATCTAAATTATGTCACGCAAAAAAtgatgaagggcaaaaattaaagaccatcccaaaatAGGGGCATTTGTGTTTAtgttatactccctctgtcccaaaaaaattggcacttttcacttttcaaaGAGTCAAACTTCTCAATTTTGACTATGTG
This window harbors:
- the LOC132052095 gene encoding F-box protein CPR1-like encodes the protein MSTFPLDIVSEILCRLPVKCVLRCRCVSKCWLTLIDSPEFSKLHVNYSLKLKTTNSNLFLILRKVDYNGHGKRCFYSLHFDNLNSRVVTPKELTNPLMSYEFNTKILGSCNGLLLISNTVNDIALWNPSTGKHKKLPILGIGENHVHVSFGFGYDVVNNDYKVVRIVQFSGSEKGSFHSDVKVYSLKSSCWRGVDEQLPYFLQYVDQPGTYLNGSLHWFASAKMEIPENNLELLIVAFDLGTEKWRLVPPPRYMSFNVNLVLLGGSLCVYKTYLIDSYDDWGNVDLVVDHVDIWEMKEYGVKDSWTMVASLEQPDKQIGCTVVPLAYSKNGEEILVELDNRRFVWTSIAGDSIKIVDIEIGALRGFLHFNSYVYLGSLAHLSSNDDTSDRYNQDKGGKKKALKKRGDDFLSKGFKLKL